The DNA window CATATGAGGATGCAATAAATGTGAATGTATAATCTGAGTGATGAAATGCAtgattaagtgatttttttcgtATTAATTCTTTAGTCTGTTATtaaatgtcaaataaataaaataaaatttaaaataaaatgatttattgtCTGCTATTTCTAACATTCATTAACTCTTATTTTGCCTGCTCAGTGTTTTTCATATTTTCTATTGTGCATTTGGTTTAACTAGTTTTACTTTAGTATGATTGGGATACTATCATAGTTtctattaatattttgttttagttttttccatttttagtgattttgttgtgTTATTGTCATGTATAAGTCAAATATGATAAATAATATATGAAAGATTCACAtttcttttttatacattttttaggttgaattaaacaaaaaaatgagaAATGATTTCAGTcgtaattaactgaaataaaagagttcatttttatttattttatttatcagttAACTTTCATTtgaatcataattttttttaagcattttagtcTTAATTTTTGTTAACTTTAACCCTAGGTTTTACTTTATGAAATGTAATTTTGCCACAgcaattattttttaatgttttattttttaataattgaatttaattttactgttattttttgacatttttattcgtttttcattttttaagtcaaatataataaataatatattattacaaatacatgtttctttttttatacattattttgttgttgttgttattttagtacatcaggttgaaataaataaaaatgagtaaTATTTTAATTGGCAGTTAACTGAAATGAAagagttcatttttatttataatatttatcagttaacattcatttgaaataactttttaaataatttttgtgtTATTTTCTGTTATCTATAACactagttttgactttatgaaatGTAATACTGCCCTCTGATGGTGAGAgcaactattttattttttaagttttagtaatttattttttgtcGTTGTCAgttaatatagtaaatatagtaaaataatatattatataaaatattttttatagtcaaatacacgtttttatttattaatatttgttattttaatacatcaggtttaattatataaaaatgagaaatgtttttgtttttaatttaattttaaattagcaattaacttaaataaaagagttcatttttattcattgtaTTTATCAGTTAATTTGTAAACTCAttgggttttttatttttattttatattttattttatttatgcgtatatttaaatacacttggatttcttttatttgttatatataatgtattaattttatttcgtTTAATTAATTTCGTTAAATtcactttattttaatattaaaaattgtaacattattttgtataatttttttagttattttagtacattgaataaaaatgtgaaatttttCTTTGATAAAAGCGTTattctttattcatttaatttcagttaacattaaattaataacgttttaatgatttttgttttagtttttattaactATAACCAtagattttactttatgaaataaTACTTCCCCCTGCTGGTGAGAGCAACTATCTTGGAAACAAATGCTTGTTGCTGTATCATCTTTAAATGATTCATATTCAGGGTTAGAAGCTCAAAACTTTTTTTGCAACATATTTTTAccgttaacttaaaaaaaaactttaactttTTATGTAGGCTATAGCTAACACTAATAATGCAGTGAAATACATAAACACTACGGTTGCAAAATCAGCATGTGTAATAAAACTGAGCTGCTTTGTTTGAAATAATTATATGATAACAGCGTAATATTACACCAATGTTGCCTATGTGTACTAATGATGGCATTTCAgtttgcttgatattgcaaactggtgtgtctcttaccacattattttattgttttatcttaattataataaacacactggtttgtatagcaaacagttttaccgctTATCTGCTTGTGTGATTATATGGATAGAATACATGCTGAATATTGCAGCTGCCgtcctttttaaaaatgtttatccATTATTAAATAccaatataaattattaaataattacacAATAGAATCAAACAGCGTTCATAATGCACACATAGAAGGTTAAATCTATATAACTGTCCTCATACTGGATGCAGCTACCAGAGAAAGACCGTGATTTGTACACAGTACAGAAATGTATATTTTGTCCTTCATGCTCTTTATAATCCTCTTTAGCAAACCCCCTCGCTATACGTTACCCCTCGCAGCCAGCCAGAGTCCATACACGGCTTTATTGCCAAACCACTGCGCCTGCGCAGTCACACGCCAGTCTCGTGTTAGCATCTTAACTAGCCTCCGTCCGCAGCGTGAGCCCGAGTGTCGTTCTTCAGTCCGAGCTGCGCTTGAGCCCGGTGAGCCGCACTATGTTCAGAGCCGCCCTTCGACTCTCAGTCTCCGGTGCTCGGAGTTTAACAAGGTCACGGCCGCAATATACAGGTAAATACATCATTTGCCATTAACTATAGGAATAAAACGACAATAGGAAGCAGAGTAACGGAAACACCTTGAACTTAGCATAGCACAGGAGCTAACCGGTGCCTTGCAAAGAAAGGTTATACCTTTCAGAAATTACCACATACTAAGTTATAGTTATTATAAGAGCATTTCCATATCACAAACGCGATTTCCAAATTATGTATAAAGACTTGTGTTTGTTTTATCTCAGTGTCCTTGTAATGACCCACTAGAGTGAGGCTTCGGCCCAGCAGCACTTAAACTGAAAGCGTCCCAGATTGACACATTTTTCTGTCAGAATGACATTTCGTTGAAACAGCTAACGTTGGTCTAGTATATAAATTTTAAGTTTTGAAAGCTTTTCAAACAGGCTGTCTGGTTTACATACACTCTTCCGTAGCATTTTTCTTTATCATTAAGTGAATGAGTACGTGCGCCGCAGGGTTGCATCTATGAAGAAGGCGCATATATTCATACTCATATTGCATGGACATGAAATGTCGCTGTAGCTAAAACAATCTGCCAGAATGCTGTCTATGACAGTGCACTGATTTTAATGAAAACCCACACCTTGTATGCAAATGCAGTGTCATCTGAATAGTTCACTTCTTGGACATACAAACATCTAGTTTGCATTTTTGTACTATACGTCTGATTTTTGGGATACCATTTGAACGTATTGTCTGACCTTCTTTAGCACATAGCTCAAATCGTACTGCACCAATGGACCATGTACCAGTCAAACATAGGTCAAACTAGAGCACTGGATTAGGTCCAACTGGAACAAGGCCTGTATGCAAAACGTCACTGCACTATTAGGTGTTTTTTTGACCTACACCTGATGCATAGACGAAATGCCTAGTCTTATAATGTACTTCCTGAAAGTGCTTTGCCTGTGTTTGGTGTCTGGATTTCATTCTGTAAGGCTGATAAAGTGGGTAATTTTTTGCTGAAAGTGTCTGGTGTTTTTCTTCCACAGCTTCGGTAGCTGCTCGTTCGTATTCTCATGGCAAACAGGAGACAGATGAGGAGTTTGATGCCCGCTGGGTCACTTACTTCAACAAGCCAGACATTGATGCTTGGGAGCTGAGGAAAGGTGGGTGACGGACGGTGGCACTTTGACCTTATTTAATCGGCAGCTTTGCGTTCGACTGCTGAGCCTGTAAAGTAAGAATTTACCTTCGTAAATTTATTTTAGTGGCCATATGTTGCAGTCAAAATCCTATTGAAtgtttgaaatgttttgtttgttgtcTCTTTGTTttcttaaaagtatataaatatttaaattttaaatacaaaaactgttttataccttttaacacacaataatagtaataacggATATTAATAATTTTGAtgcaataagaaaaaaaattgaataaaaaataaaactttaattacaaaagctgttttattataccttttaacacaaagtaataataatacatattaataatTTCTGATGcaataagaattttttttcttaaacatgtAAATACAAAATctgttttattataaatttcgatgcaataagaaaaaaataaaaatattttttaaataactttttaacacaaatagtaataatacatattaataattttgatgcaattagaaaaaaatatatacacactatatatatatatatatatatattattttcatgTTCTTAATAGTAGTAATACATAATTTTGAtgcaataagtaaaaaaaattatgtatactaaaaaatataacatttgttttaattttcttAAGAACTACTAAATGTAAATACAACTACTGTGTTGTTATACCTTTTAACAcgcataatagtaataatatacattaaaaattgaTGCTAtaagaatttttttctgaaataaaactttaaatacaAAAACGTTTTATTATACCTTTAACATAACAAatgtatgtgaatatatttttttttacattttcttaatagtaataatacataCATTTGATGCAATAAGACAAAGAAatgtatttgtgtatatatatgtatatatatgtatatgtgaccctggaccacaaaaccagtcttaagtcgctggggtatatttgtagcaatagccaaaaatacattgcatgggtcaaaattattgatttttcttttatgccaaaaatcattaagaaattaagtaaagttcatgttccatgaagattttttgtaaaattcctactgtaaacataaacatataatttttgatttgtaatatgcattgttaagaacctaatttggacaactttaaaggtgattttcttagtctttttgatttttttgcatcctcagatttctgatttcaaatagctgtatctcggccaaatattgtcctatcctaacaaaccatacatcaatggaaagcttatttattgagctttcatatgatgtataaatctcagttttgtcaaatttaaccttatgactggttttgtggtccagggtcacatatatatatatatatatatatatatatatatatatattatacctTTTTACACATAATAATTATACCTTTTAACAtaacataataatagtaataatacataTCAAGAATTTTGAtgcaataaaaaatttaaatacatatatgaaGAGCTCATTTGCAAAaactcattaactaacatgtTTTTTCATTGTACATTCCAATTAATCccaaactgcagttgggttattttaattaagtaaaaaaaatacagctaactaaaacaataaaaacaagataactttaaaatataaataaataactggaaatttttttttttttttttttttttttttttttttttttaaatcttaaaaatcATTTAAACAATGTAAATGCAAAAACTGTTTTATGATGCCTTTTAACGCacacattatttacatttatttatgttaatatattatatatttagatATTATCTATAATGCATGATTAGACCGTTTTCTATCAGTAACCTGTAAAGCAGGTTTAGTTTGATCCGTTAGTATCACTTCAAATTTTATGACGGTCTGTTTATCTTTAGCCTATAAAAGTCTTCGGAACAAGGAAGTATGCTTTCAGTTGCATCAAGGAAAACAAACTCAACCCGACTGTGGAGTAAATGCATGTTCTCTTTTGTTTTGGCTCAGGAATGAACACTTTGATTGGTTACGACTTGGTACCTGAGCCAAAGATCCTGGAGGCAGCCCTGAAGGCCT is part of the Garra rufa chromosome 25, GarRuf1.0, whole genome shotgun sequence genome and encodes:
- the cox5aa gene encoding cytochrome c oxidase subunit 5Aa, translated to MFRAALRLSVSGARSLTRSRPQYTASVAARSYSHGKQETDEEFDARWVTYFNKPDIDAWELRKGMNTLIGYDLVPEPKILEAALKACRRLNDLASAIRILEAVKDKAGPHKEIYPYVLQELRPTLNELGIPTPEELGIDKA